The Dunckerocampus dactyliophorus isolate RoL2022-P2 chromosome 16, RoL_Ddac_1.1, whole genome shotgun sequence genome includes a window with the following:
- the pcolcea gene encoding procollagen C-endopeptidase enhancer a isoform X2: MKLTKSRWRRPVFHCGGELEAESGFVGSEGFPSYYKPNSKCTWLITVPEGKVVMLTFRIFDLEADSQCRYDYLDVYNGKSNTVQKLGRFCGTFRPGALISTTNTMMLEMVSDGETHGRGFVAYFSGAKPYDQDQQFCGGKITKSQGEIKTPNWPDKKYPPGTSCSWLITVDADKVIQVRFDKFVLEADTYCRFDYVAFFNGGEKDDSRLIGKYCGDQAPQPIVTSGNVLLVQFVSDLSVTSDGFLAYYTSVPRGADIPTLHSAGADTRPVPARPHVRPPARERVPDATVPPPVATAKYVPPEPTQRPKPVRPTAGRGEGTTGQDRRVVVTRPNGKRPVTQNPLCAKACKRHGTIKTSFCASEFVITGKVTSLAPGPRGTLLIGVSLIKTYKAGRLTITQVGETMSVKLVSQCRKCPLLRRGANYIIMGQVDEEGRGSLQPGSFTAPYKAPHHKLLTNINNQPC, encoded by the exons GCCCGTGTTCCACTGCGGAGGAGAGCTGGAAGCAGAGTCGGGGTTCGTCGGCAGCGAGGGCTTCCCGAGCTACTACAAGCCAAACAGCAAATGCACCTGGCTCATCACA GTCCCCGAGGGAAAAGTGGTCATGCTCACCTTCCGCATTTTCGACCTGGAGGCCGACTCGCAGTGTCGCTACGACTACCTGGACGTTTACAACGGCAAGTCCAACACGGTGCAAAAACTGGGCCGGTTCTGCGGAACCTTCCGACCGGGCGCTCTTATCTCCACCACCAACACCATGATGCTGGAGATGGTGAGCGATGGCGAGACCCACGGCAGAGGATTTGTGGCCTATTTCAGCGGCGCCAAGCCATACGACCAGG ATCAACAGTTCTGTGGGGGAAAGATAACAAAATCCCAGGGAGAGATCAAAACACCAAACTGGCCGGACAAGAAGTACCCGCCAGGAACCAGCTGCTCCTGGCTCATCACGGTGGACGCTGATAAG GTAATCCAGGTTAGGTTTGACAAGTTCGTCTTGGAGGCGGACACCTATTGTCGCTTCGACTACGTGGCGTTCTTCAATGGCGGCGAGAAAGACGACTCACGCCTGATTGGAAAATATTGCGGCGATCAAGCTCCGCA GCCCATCGTTACCAGCGGCAACGTGCTCCTGGTCCAGTTTGTGTCGGACCTCAGCGTGACATCAGATGGATTCCTGGCCTACTACACCAGCGTCCCACGCGGCGCTGACATACCAACATTGCACAGTGCCGGTGCCGATACCAGACCTGTTCCAGCCAGACCCCACGTCAGACCCCCTGCACGTGAACGAGTTCCTGACGCCACTGTGCCCCCGCCTGTTGCTACAGCCAAATATGTGCCACCGGAACCAACCCAGAGACCCAAACCAGTCCGGCCCACCGCTGGCCGTGGCGAGGGCACCACGGGTCAGGACAGGAGAGTGGTTGTCACCAGACCAAACGGAAAGAGGCCTG TCACTCAGAACCCACTGTGTGCCAAAGCGTGTAAAAGACACGGAACCATCAAGACCAGTTTCTGTGCCAGCGAATTTG TGATTACCGGGAAGGTGACCTCACTGGCCCCCGGACCCCGGGGCACCCTCCTCATCGGGGTGTCCCTCATCAAGACTTACAAAGCGGGTCGGCTAACGATCACGCAAGTTGGAGAGACCATGTCAGTCAAGCTGGTGTCACAATGCCGGAAGTGCCCATTGCTCCGCAGag GTGCTAACTACATTATCATGGGTCAGGTGGATGAGGAGGGTCGCGGCAGCTTGCAACCAGGCTCCTTCACCGCTCCGTACAAAGCTCCACATCACAAATTATTGACAAACATCAACAACCAACCATGCTAA
- the tmem88a gene encoding transmembrane protein 88a, translating to MSLSRNGTLEKTSEQPHSEPSSPSRGPGGVVPPPYSTGGSEVADAPLELRGSLDCWACSVLVTAQNLIIALINGMLVGVVFGIILTPALVMIIFGFLCHSTVQPHGTSVYCSDLLDDAGCVALLVVGFLLLTPLLVLALAAFCRLARHLQLGMCFIPYSRAVYKNLPAARRRGSGAGGCCGQQGALERERKGSVWV from the exons ATGAGTCTGTCACGCAACGGGACACTGGAGAAGACATCGGAGCAGCCCCACTCTGAGCCCAGCTCCCCCTCCAGAGGGCCCGGCGGGGTGGTGCCCCCGCCATACTCCACGGGCGGCAGCGAGGTCGCCGACGCTCCGCTGGAGTTGAGGGGCTCTCTGGACTGCTGGGCCTGCTCCGTGCTGGTCACGGCTCAGAATCTCATCATCGCGCTCATCAATGGAATGTTGGTGGGCGTCGTGTTTGGTATCATCCTCACGCCTGCGCTCGTCATGATCATATTCGGATTCCTGTGTCACTCCACG GTGCAGCCTCACGGTACCTCCGTGTACTGTTCCGACCTGCTGGACGATGCCGGCTGCGTGGCCCTGCTGGTGGTGGGCTTCCTGCTGCTCACGCCCCTGCTGGTCCTGGCGCTGGCGGCTTTCTGTCGCCTGGCTCGCCACCTCCAACTGGGCATGTGCTTCATTCCCTACAGCCGGGCCGTTTACAAGAACCTGCCCGCCGCCCGACGCAGAGGGTCCGGCGCGGGGGGCTGCTGCGGCCAGCAGGGGGCTTTAGAGAGGGAGAGGAAAGGCAGCGTTTGGGTGTAA
- the pcolcea gene encoding procollagen C-endopeptidase enhancer a isoform X1: MAYVGHTWGISLLLCLTLGRTGAQQTNYTRPVFHCGGELEAESGFVGSEGFPSYYKPNSKCTWLITVPEGKVVMLTFRIFDLEADSQCRYDYLDVYNGKSNTVQKLGRFCGTFRPGALISTTNTMMLEMVSDGETHGRGFVAYFSGAKPYDQDQQFCGGKITKSQGEIKTPNWPDKKYPPGTSCSWLITVDADKVIQVRFDKFVLEADTYCRFDYVAFFNGGEKDDSRLIGKYCGDQAPQPIVTSGNVLLVQFVSDLSVTSDGFLAYYTSVPRGADIPTLHSAGADTRPVPARPHVRPPARERVPDATVPPPVATAKYVPPEPTQRPKPVRPTAGRGEGTTGQDRRVVVTRPNGKRPVTQNPLCAKACKRHGTIKTSFCASEFVITGKVTSLAPGPRGTLLIGVSLIKTYKAGRLTITQVGETMSVKLVSQCRKCPLLRRGANYIIMGQVDEEGRGSLQPGSFTAPYKAPHHKLLTNINNQPC, encoded by the exons GCCCGTGTTCCACTGCGGAGGAGAGCTGGAAGCAGAGTCGGGGTTCGTCGGCAGCGAGGGCTTCCCGAGCTACTACAAGCCAAACAGCAAATGCACCTGGCTCATCACA GTCCCCGAGGGAAAAGTGGTCATGCTCACCTTCCGCATTTTCGACCTGGAGGCCGACTCGCAGTGTCGCTACGACTACCTGGACGTTTACAACGGCAAGTCCAACACGGTGCAAAAACTGGGCCGGTTCTGCGGAACCTTCCGACCGGGCGCTCTTATCTCCACCACCAACACCATGATGCTGGAGATGGTGAGCGATGGCGAGACCCACGGCAGAGGATTTGTGGCCTATTTCAGCGGCGCCAAGCCATACGACCAGG ATCAACAGTTCTGTGGGGGAAAGATAACAAAATCCCAGGGAGAGATCAAAACACCAAACTGGCCGGACAAGAAGTACCCGCCAGGAACCAGCTGCTCCTGGCTCATCACGGTGGACGCTGATAAG GTAATCCAGGTTAGGTTTGACAAGTTCGTCTTGGAGGCGGACACCTATTGTCGCTTCGACTACGTGGCGTTCTTCAATGGCGGCGAGAAAGACGACTCACGCCTGATTGGAAAATATTGCGGCGATCAAGCTCCGCA GCCCATCGTTACCAGCGGCAACGTGCTCCTGGTCCAGTTTGTGTCGGACCTCAGCGTGACATCAGATGGATTCCTGGCCTACTACACCAGCGTCCCACGCGGCGCTGACATACCAACATTGCACAGTGCCGGTGCCGATACCAGACCTGTTCCAGCCAGACCCCACGTCAGACCCCCTGCACGTGAACGAGTTCCTGACGCCACTGTGCCCCCGCCTGTTGCTACAGCCAAATATGTGCCACCGGAACCAACCCAGAGACCCAAACCAGTCCGGCCCACCGCTGGCCGTGGCGAGGGCACCACGGGTCAGGACAGGAGAGTGGTTGTCACCAGACCAAACGGAAAGAGGCCTG TCACTCAGAACCCACTGTGTGCCAAAGCGTGTAAAAGACACGGAACCATCAAGACCAGTTTCTGTGCCAGCGAATTTG TGATTACCGGGAAGGTGACCTCACTGGCCCCCGGACCCCGGGGCACCCTCCTCATCGGGGTGTCCCTCATCAAGACTTACAAAGCGGGTCGGCTAACGATCACGCAAGTTGGAGAGACCATGTCAGTCAAGCTGGTGTCACAATGCCGGAAGTGCCCATTGCTCCGCAGag GTGCTAACTACATTATCATGGGTCAGGTGGATGAGGAGGGTCGCGGCAGCTTGCAACCAGGCTCCTTCACCGCTCCGTACAAAGCTCCACATCACAAATTATTGACAAACATCAACAACCAACCATGCTAA